One segment of Sporanaerobacter acetigenes DSM 13106 DNA contains the following:
- a CDS encoding SPASM domain-containing protein, whose amino-acid sequence MHWYVNEDGAVYPCTYCQREELSIGNLIDNPDLFNEIIYNGKYEEYNQRIANNFYVINDLYRYQKLSINDICSNIREAEIQDKL is encoded by the coding sequence CTGCATTGGTATGTCAATGAGGATGGAGCAGTTTATCCCTGTACTTATTGCCAGCGAGAAGAACTCAGTATTGGTAATTTAATTGATAATCCTGATCTTTTCAATGAAATAATATATAATGGTAAATATGAAGAGTATAATCAAAGAATTGCTAATAATTTTTATGTTATCAATGATTTATATAGATATCAAAAACTTTCTATAAATGACATATGTTCTAATATCAGAGAAGCCGAAATACAGGATAAGCTTTAA
- a CDS encoding ATP-binding cassette domain-containing protein has product MTIFLLVILSSAALAVCTALKPIYLQNTIDACSALDSSAVLTYFIIYICSIIGILLFETIRQLSIGKYRVNKTASLKRHLINRIVKMQLRDFQVERGQNYLTILNQEIDMLVENYYMQSLDFAYSVLVLATSIAALIYINYILAFLILISTFLPILVSTLQGKKMQFRTNVYTNSLEKLNVMIGNLISGYPTLKVNRAEGRFGNVLETSNQETAQAKFKETKTRTFVNMLIGTLAYAGEILLIGVSIILITRGHLTIGALVASLQLSEMLAIPTNSIAYQLNDMNSVKGIKNKISDLLRNEELCDEQYIECPTIKSIEFKDVSFSYKDKCILKNVSICFEAGKKYLIIGENGSGKSTLFKLISKFETGYEGQILVNGIDLKEIGTSFFDQVGIILQNTFLMNDTLLNNITLYSDYTLDDTEKVLKSMGMTEFLATHDLHSEYQDTKDNISGGEKQKIALARILLQKKNFILMDEATSAIDPESSLQIEEELLHNDDMTVINIEHKIIPQLVPLYDRILEVKDFTITTIYYGEDENL; this is encoded by the coding sequence ATGACTATTTTTCTGCTTGTAATTTTATCTTCAGCGGCACTTGCAGTTTGCACAGCGTTAAAACCTATTTATCTTCAGAATACAATAGATGCATGTTCTGCTCTGGATAGTTCAGCAGTTTTAACTTATTTTATTATCTATATATGTAGTATAATTGGAATTCTGTTATTTGAAACAATAAGGCAATTAAGCATTGGAAAGTATAGAGTAAATAAAACTGCATCCTTAAAAAGGCATCTTATTAATCGTATTGTAAAGATGCAGTTGAGAGATTTTCAGGTAGAAAGAGGACAAAACTACCTTACTATACTTAATCAGGAAATTGATATGTTGGTTGAAAACTACTATATGCAAAGTTTAGATTTCGCATATAGTGTGTTAGTTCTTGCCACTAGTATTGCAGCCTTGATCTACATTAATTATATTTTGGCTTTTTTGATTTTAATTTCTACTTTTTTACCAATTTTGGTTTCGACACTGCAAGGGAAAAAAATGCAGTTTCGGACAAATGTATATACTAATAGTTTAGAAAAGTTAAATGTCATGATTGGCAATTTAATCAGTGGATATCCTACGCTAAAAGTTAATCGTGCTGAAGGTAGATTTGGCAATGTTCTAGAAACGAGCAATCAGGAAACTGCACAGGCTAAGTTTAAAGAGACAAAAACAAGAACCTTTGTAAATATGCTGATTGGCACATTGGCCTATGCAGGTGAAATTTTACTGATTGGTGTAAGCATCATTCTAATTACAAGAGGACATTTAACAATTGGTGCACTGGTTGCGTCTCTTCAATTGTCAGAAATGTTGGCAATTCCGACTAACAGCATAGCTTACCAACTGAATGATATGAACTCAGTGAAGGGAATTAAAAATAAAATTTCAGACCTACTCCGAAATGAAGAACTATGCGATGAACAATATATAGAATGTCCAACTATTAAAAGTATTGAATTTAAGGATGTTTCCTTTTCCTATAAAGATAAATGCATTTTGAAAAATGTTAGTATTTGTTTTGAGGCAGGCAAGAAGTATTTAATCATTGGTGAAAATGGTAGCGGTAAGAGTACGCTTTTTAAATTGATTAGCAAATTTGAAACTGGCTATGAAGGACAAATATTAGTAAATGGTATCGATCTAAAAGAAATCGGTACTTCCTTTTTTGACCAAGTTGGGATTATTCTTCAGAACACATTTTTGATGAATGATACTTTGCTTAACAATATTACACTGTATAGTGATTATACACTAGATGATACCGAAAAAGTGCTAAAATCCATGGGAATGACTGAATTTCTTGCTACTCATGATTTACATAGCGAATATCAAGATACAAAAGACAATATTTCTGGCGGGGAAAAGCAGAAAATTGCATTGGCGCGAATTTTGCTTCAGAAGAAAAACTTTATTCTGATGGACGAGGCCACATCTGCGATTGACCCTGAGAGTAGTTTACAGATAGAGGAAGAATTGCTGCATAATGACGATATGACAGTTATTAATATTGAGCATAAGATTATTCCTCAATTAGTTCCACTTTATGATAGAATCCTTGAAGTCAAGGATTTTACAATTACAACTATATATTATGGAGAGGATGAAAATTTATGA
- a CDS encoding ABC transporter substrate-binding protein produces MYKKFRFVVFLLVLTIFLTFTLSACKKDELKTIRLIEVTHSLFYTPQYVAITQGFFEEEGLKIDLINGKGADKCMTALLSNEADIAFMGPEASVYVYNQGKEDYAVNFAQLTQKDGSFLVGREKDDNFNFEKLRGKTIIGGRKGGMPEMALEYVLKKNGLEPGKDVNVRTDIQFDVMAGAFIGGEGDYVALFEPVAASLEKEGKGYVVSSIGKEAGYIPYTCYCTTKGNLEKNPDTIQSFTNAIYKGMLWVQNHSVEEIAKAVKPQFPDTDDEILITLITRYKEQDTWKPDLILTEEGLNHMMDIVEMAGELDKRADYDKIVTTKFAEKAMETIKMR; encoded by the coding sequence ATGTATAAAAAGTTTAGATTTGTTGTCTTCTTATTAGTATTGACAATTTTCTTAACTTTTACTTTATCAGCTTGTAAAAAGGATGAATTAAAAACTATTAGATTAATAGAAGTAACTCACTCATTATTTTATACTCCTCAATACGTAGCTATAACTCAAGGATTTTTTGAAGAAGAAGGACTGAAAATTGATCTTATAAACGGCAAGGGAGCAGATAAATGTATGACAGCACTATTAAGCAACGAAGCAGATATTGCATTTATGGGACCTGAAGCTTCAGTATATGTCTACAATCAAGGAAAAGAAGACTATGCCGTAAATTTTGCTCAACTAACTCAAAAAGATGGTTCTTTCTTAGTTGGAAGAGAAAAAGATGATAACTTTAATTTTGAAAAATTGAGAGGAAAAACTATTATAGGTGGAAGAAAGGGCGGAATGCCTGAAATGGCTTTAGAATATGTACTTAAAAAGAATGGATTGGAGCCAGGTAAAGATGTAAATGTGAGAACAGATATTCAATTTGATGTAATGGCAGGGGCATTCATAGGGGGAGAAGGGGACTATGTAGCCCTATTTGAACCAGTTGCAGCTTCTCTTGAAAAAGAAGGAAAAGGATATGTAGTCTCCTCTATTGGAAAAGAAGCAGGATATATTCCTTACACTTGCTATTGTACTACTAAAGGCAATTTAGAAAAAAATCCAGATACAATTCAAAGTTTCACAAATGCCATATATAAGGGAATGCTCTGGGTACAAAATCACAGCGTAGAAGAAATTGCAAAAGCTGTAAAACCTCAATTTCCTGATACTGATGATGAAATACTCATTACTCTTATAACTAGATACAAAGAACAAGACACTTGGAAACCAGATTTGATTCTCACCGAAGAAGGACTAAATCATATGATGGATATTGTGGAAATGGCAGGAGAACTAGACAAAAGAGCTGACTATGACAAAATTGTGACTACAAAATTTGCAGAAAAAGCTATGGAAACTATAAAAATGAGATAA
- the pgsA gene encoding CDP-diacylglycerol--glycerol-3-phosphate 3-phosphatidyltransferase: MNTANILTLTRILLMPIYLIVFYSNLENKIIYAGMILILAGITDILDGYIARKYDMVTKLGTALDPVSDKITTFVVLISFVSANIIPIWILIVLGLKEAFLIMGGAILYYHGDKEVIPANKFGKIATTSFYIAVIAAILNFPNTIVYTLFYIVVALHLIAFVNYLSIFTSIIKDKNRI, translated from the coding sequence ATGAATACGGCTAATATACTTACTCTAACAAGAATTTTATTGATGCCTATATATTTAATTGTTTTCTATTCCAATTTAGAAAACAAAATTATCTATGCAGGAATGATACTTATTTTAGCTGGGATTACAGATATACTAGATGGGTACATAGCAAGAAAATATGACATGGTGACAAAATTGGGAACAGCACTTGATCCAGTATCAGATAAAATCACTACTTTTGTCGTTCTTATAAGCTTTGTTTCTGCAAATATAATTCCTATTTGGATATTGATTGTATTGGGTTTAAAAGAAGCATTTTTAATAATGGGGGGAGCAATTTTATATTATCATGGAGATAAAGAAGTTATACCAGCCAATAAGTTCGGGAAAATAGCTACAACTTCATTTTATATCGCAGTCATAGCTGCAATTTTAAATTTTCCTAATACAATTGTATATACATTGTTTTATATAGTAGTAGCATTGCATTTAATTGCGTTTGTAAATTATCTATCTATTTTTACAAGCATTATAAAGGATAAAAATAGAATTTAA